The Burkholderiales bacterium JOSHI_001 genomic sequence GCGTCGAAGCACCGGTGCTTCAGCGCCTGCCACACCCGCTCGGCCGTCACCGGCATCTGAATGGCTTCCGCGGCGGCGCCCAGACCGGCCGCGGCCAGCGCGTCGACGATGGCATTCACCACCGCCGGCGTGGCGCCGATGGTGCCCAGCTCGCCCACGCCCTTCACGCCCAGCGGGTTGGTGGTGCAGGGCACGCGGGTGTCGAAGCCGGTCTTGAAGCCGACGAAACCATCGGCGCGCGGCATGGCGTAGTCCATGAAGCTGGCGGCGAGGGCCTGGCCGCTGTCGGGGTCGTAGGCCACGCGCTCCATCAGGGCCTGGCCAATGCCCTGCACCGCGCCGCCTTCGATCTGCCCACGCACGATGGCCGGGCTGACGATGCGGCCAATGTCGTTCACCGACGCATAGGCCACGATCTGCACCTCGCCGGTGTCGGGGTCGATTTCCACCTCGCACACATGGCAGCCGTTGGGCCAGGTGGGCCCACCGGCGGTGGTGGTGCTGTTGACGTGGATCCGCGCGCCGTCCTGCTTCGCAGCCAGGTCGAACAGGCCAATGCCCAGGTCGGTGCCGGCCACGGTGTAGCGGCCGGCCTGGTATTCGATGTCGGTGGCGGCGGCCTCCAGCGCGCTGGCGGCCAGGTCCTTGCCCAGTTCCACCGTCTTCTGCGACGCCACCTGCACCGCCGAGCCGCCGGTGAACAGGCTGCGGCTGCCGGCGCTGCCAAAGCCATTGGCGCGGTCGGTGTCGCCCAGCAGCACCCGGATGCGTTCGGCCGGCAGGCCGAAGGTGTCCACCGCCAGCTGCGTCAGGCTGGTGGCAATGCCCTGGCCCATGCCCTGGACGGCGGATGAAATCTCGATCACACCATCGGCCTTCACGTCCACGCTGACGTTTTCTTCGAAGGCCATGCCGCTGGTCCATTCCAGGAAGGTGGCCAGGCCGCGGCCGCGCAGCTTGCCGCGGGCCTTCGAGGCTTCGCGACGCTGCGCGTAGCCGTCCCAATCCGCCAGTTCCAGGCCCTGGTCCAGCACCTGCTCGAAGGCGCCGCTGTCGTAGGTCTGCGCCATGGCGTTGGTGTAGGGCATCTGGCCGGGCGCGATCATGTTGCGCCGACGCAGTTCGGCCGGGTCCATCTGCAGCCGGCGCGCGCCGGCGTCCATCAGGCGTTCGGTCAGGTAGATGGCCTCGGGCCGGCCGGCACCGCGGTAGGGGCCGGTGGGCGCGGTGTTGGTCAGCACCGCGGAAAAACGCAGGTCGATGGTGCGGATGTCGTAGATGCTGGTGGACACCCAGGGCCCGATGGCCAGTTGGATGAAGGCCCCGGCCGCGGTGCAATAAGCGCCCACGTTGGCCCAGGAGCGCACCCGCAGCGCCAGCACATGGCCGCCGGCATCAAACGCCATCTCGGCGCGGCCCACCACGTCGCGGCCATGCACCGCGGACAGGAATTCCTCGATGCGGTCGGCGCGCCACTTCACCGGGCGCTTGCACTGCAGCGCGGCGAAAGCCACGGCCACGTCCTCGGGGTAGATGCCGGTCTTCATGCCGAAGCCGCCGCCCACGTCGCCCACCACCACCCGCACCTTCTCAGGCGCCAGGCCGGGGATGCAGGCTACCAGGCCGTCGCGCACGCCGGTGGGCATCTGGCTGGACAGGCGCACTTCCAGGCGGCCGTCATCGCGCAGGCGCGCGTTCACCGCGCGCGGCTCCATCGGGCTGGGCGCCAGGCGCTGGTTGTGGATGGCCAGGCTGACGGTGACCGCGGCCTCCTTGAAGGCCGCTGCCGTGGCACCGGCGTCGCCGTGGAACATCTCATGCGCGATGTTGTCCGGCGCCTCCGGGCACAGCACCGGTGCCCCGGGCAGGATGGCGGCCAGCGGGTCCACCACCACGGGCAGCTCTTCCACGTCCACCCACAGCGCCTCGGCGGCGGCGTGCGCGGCGTCGCGCGAATCCGCCACCACCAGGGCCACGGGCTCGCCCACATAGCGCACCCGTTCATGCGCCAGCGCGCGCCGTGGCGGCGTGGCACCGGGCCGGCCGCCCGGGCCGGGCAGCGGCGCCCCGGCGATGGGCTGCACGCCCGCGGCCACCAGGTCGGCCCCGGTGAACACGGCCAGCACGCCGGGCATCTGGCGCACGGTGTCGACGTCGATGGACACGATGCGCGCATGCGCATGGTTGGCCCGCGCGAAGGCCGCGTAGGCCTGGCCGGGCAGCACCTCGTCGTCGGTGAACAGGCCCCGGCCGGCCACCAGCGCGGGGTCTTCCACGCGCTGCACGGCCTGGCCGCTGCCGAAGCGCAGCGGGTCGGGTGACGTGGTGGTGCTCATTGCGCGCCCTCCTTGGCCAGAACATCCGCCGCCTGCTGTACCGCCGCCACGATGTTGGCGTAGCCGGTGCAGCGGCAGATGTTGCCTTCCAGCGCCAGGCCGATGGCCTGCGCGCTGGGCTTGGGGTCGCGCGACAGCAGGCAGGCGGTGGTCATCATCATGCCGGGGGTGCAGAAGCCGCACTGCAGGCCGTGGCAGGCCATGAAGGCCTGCTGGATGGGGTGGGGCTGGCCGTCACGCGCCAAGCCTTCCACGGTGGTGACGCTGCGCCCCTGGGCCTGCACCGCGAGGAAGGTGCAGCTCTTCACCGACTGCCCGTCCACCAGCACCGTGCAGGCGCCGCACTGGCTGGTGTCGCAACCCACGTGGGTGCCGGTCAGTTGCAGCCGCTCCCGCAGCAGGTCCACCAGCAGCAGGTTCGCTGGCACGTCCAGCACCACCGGCTGGCCGTTCACGGTCAGGGTCAAGGCATGGGTCACGGTGGTCTCCTCGTTCTGACCCCGCAGTATCCGCGCAACGGCTCAGGGCTGGCGTTCGAAGGTGACGCGTCGGTTCTTCAGGCGGTCTTCCGGGGTGTCGTTGCCGCTCACCGGCCGGCTGGAGCCGAAGCCCTGGGGCGACAGGCGCTCGGCCGGCAGCTTCCGGCCCACCAGGTAGGCCACCACCGCCTCGGCCCGGCCTTGGGTGAGGGCCTGGTTGCTGGCGGGGTCGCCGTTGGAGTCGGTGTGCACGCCCACGGTCCAGCGGCCTTCGGTCAGGCAGGGCATCAACTCGCGCAGGGTGCGCCGGCCTTCGTCGGTCAGCGCCGGGGCGTTGGGGTGGAAACGCACCGCCACGCCCGCCGCCAGCGGCGCGCAGGCCGGATTGGGTGCAGCAGCCGCAGCGCCCGGCAAGGACGCCGGCGCCGCAGCGGGCATGGCCGCGGGCGCTGCAGCCGGACCTGCACCCACCACGATGTCGGACAGGCTGGGTACCGAAGCCGAGGCGCTGGCCACGGGCGCCGACGCGGCAGCGGCCACGCGCAACTGGTTGTCCACCTTGGTGCTGCGGCCGAACCAGTTCTGCACCACCAGTTCACGCGCGCTGCGCACGCTGTCCACCGGCACCTCGCCCGTGAGCGTGACCTGCTTGCCGTCGATGCGCATGGCCGCGTCGCCGCCGGTGGTGCGCAAGGTGCGCAGCATGTCGGGCAGGTGGTCGCGCCAGGCCATGGGGTCGGCCTGCGGGTCCAGGTTCAAACGGTCGTCCACCTGGCCGGCACCGAAGGCGGCTTCACCGGCAGCGCGCAGGGCGCGGCGGGCTTCGTCATCGGGCACGCTGCCGGTCAACACCAGCTTCAGCCCCACCACGCGCAGGTCCAGCCCGGCGACCGCGGCGGTCGCGGGGGCCTTGCGCATTTGCACCGGGCCGTCCGCCAGCGCCGGCGGTGCGTCCTCTTCGGGGTGGGTCTGGCTCCACAGCATCCACAGCGCGAAGACGCCGAACAGCGCCACCGACACCCAGAAGTTGGCCCGGTCGTAGTCGCGCCAGGTGCGCGCGGTGCGCAACTGGGCCCGCGACCGGGTCATGAGGCCGAGGCCGGCTTGCTGCCGTCGGTCGGGTTCTGGAATTCGCGCAGGGCCTCGAATCGGGCCTTGGCAGCGGCATCTTCCTGCACCGACCAGGGCGGCTGCTTGCCCGCCTGGGCCAGGCGCGCCAGCTTGGCCATGGGCGCTTCGGGTTCGGCGGCGGGCTGGGGCTCCACCTCCGGCGACACCACCGCCGGCATGGCCGGCGGCCAAGCCTCGGGCGTGGTGGCCTCTGCCAGTTGCTGCGCCGACGGCGCGGCCGCCTGCGGCGCCACCACCGCGTCGGGCGCGAGGGAGGCCACGTCCACCACGTCGGCCGCCTGGGGCGCCACCCGGCTCGGAAAGTCCGCCAGCGACAGCGTGACACCGGCCCCGGCCGCTGCCCCCGCACCGGCCCGGCGCAGCATGTCCAGTTCGCCGCGCAGGCCATCGATTTCGGAGCCCAGGCCTTCCAGGCGCAGGGCGGTCAATTCACCCGCAGCCGGGCCGTCGCGCCGGTACAGGCGGTCGAACAGCCAGTTGCCCAGCCAGCCCAGGAACACCCCAGCCAGCAGCCAGCCAAGGCTGGTTCCGAATGCAGACTCCATCTTTCACAACCTCCCACCTGGATTCGTCGGGCGCCCATGCGCCAGGGCCCGCCCCTTGACGGGCGGTACCTTGGCGCCTCCAAGCCCACAAACCCGAGCGTAACGCGTTCCGCCGCCACGGGCGGGCCCGTGCCATCCCATTGCGGGGCCCTCGGTTCCTGGGGCGCGGCGCCCTGGCGTAGGATGCGACTGGCCCGCTTTTTGCGGCTGAGCCGCCCATGATGAACCCAAAGCCTCCTGCCTTCTCCGCCCGCCGCCTGGCCCGCGCGCTGGCGGTGGCCGGCTCGATGGTGGCCGGCCTGGCCCTGGCCAGCCCGGCCGAGGACGCCGCCCAGGGCGAAGCGTCCTTGCGCAATGGCGACCTGATCACCGCCATGCAGCTGTTTCGCAAGGCGGCCGATGCCGGCCATGGCCCGGCGCAGGCGCGCATGGGCGACATGATGGAAGCCTCCGAACTGAACGCAGAAGCCGTGCAGTGGTACCAGAAGGCGGCCGATCAGGGCGAACCCGCCGGCGACCACGGCCTGGGCCGCATGCACGTGGAAGGCAAAGGCGTGCCCAAGGACCCGGCCAAGGCACTGGAACATTTCCAGCGCGCCGCGCAGAAGAACTTTCCGCCCGCCCTGGAAGCGCTGGCCGCGGCTTACCGCACAGGGTCGCTGGGCCTGGCCAAGAACCCCCAGGAAGCGGCCCGCCTGCAGGCCCTGGCCAAGTCGCTGCGCGACCCGGCGCGCAAGGTCGTGCCGTGACGGTCCCGAAAATGGGCCGCCGCGCACCCTTGTTCCCGGATTCGGGAACAGGGCACGCGGGCCGCATGGCGCTGTGCCTGGCCGCGCTGTGCCTGGCCGCGCCGGCCCTCGCGGCCGACGCCGGCAACGGCCGCAGCCTGTACGAAAAGCACTGCGAGCTGTGCCACGGCAAACAGGGCGCTCCCACTTGGCCGGGCGCGCCGGATTTCCGCCGCACGGCCAGCCTGTTGAAACCCGACGCCCAACTGCTGTCCACCATCCGCTACGGCAAGGGTGTGATGCCGGCCTACCTGGGCGTGCTGAAAGAAAAGGAACTGCTGGACGTGACCGCCCACCTGAGGACCCTCACCCGATGAGTGCTGCTTTCCTGACGCGCCGCGAACTGCTGGCGCTGCCCCTGCTGGGCGCCCTGCCGGCACGGGCCCAGAACGACGCCGCCAAGCCCTGGAAGGTGGTGGACACCTTTGAAGTGGGCAAGACCGCCTACGTGCGTGCGATCACCCCCGAACCCGCGCGCGGCGCCATGTGGGTGGGCACCTCGGTGGGCGTGCACGAGGTGGACCTGGCCACGCTGAAGCCGCGCAACACCTTCACCCGCAAGGAAGGCCTGGCCAACGAATACGTGTTCGCGGTGGGCATCGACCACCAGGGCCACAAGTGGTTCGGCACCAATGCCGGCGGCGCGTCACGCTTCAAGGACGGGCAGTGGAAGACCTTCTTCCCCATGCACGGCCTGGCCGACTACTGGATCTACAGCTTCGCGTCGCAGAAGGACGGCACGCTGTGGATCGGCACCTGGGCTGGCGCCAACAAGGTGGACCCCAAGACCGGCAAGTTCACCACCTACGTGAAGGAACTGGTCAATGAATGGGTCTACGGCCTGGCGGTGGACGCCAAGGACCGCGTCTGGTTCGGCACCGAAGGCGGCGTGTCCATGCTGGACGGAAAGACCTGGCGCAGCTGGACCCACAAGGACGGCCTGGGCGCCCCCAACAGCGAGGACCTGCCCTTCTCGGCCAACACCGGCCTGGGCACCCGCACCCGCCACGACCTGACCACCGGCACCGAAGGCAAGGCCACCTACAACCCGAACTACACCTTCGCCATGCTGGTGGCGCCCGACCAGAGCGTGTGGGCCGGTACCTGGGGCGGCGGGGTCTCGCGCTTCGACGGCAAGCGCTGGACCAACCTCACCACCAAGGACGGGCTGGCTGGCAACATCGTCTACGCCATCGCCCGGGGCTCGGACGGCAATTTCTGGTTCGGCACCAACCGGGGTGTGTCGCGCTACGACGGCAAGACCTGGCAGACCTTCGGGCGTGCCCAGGGGCTGCTGGAAGACAACGTCTACGCCATCGCGGTGGCGCCCTCGGGTGAGGTCTGGGCCGGCACGCGCCGCGGCGTCACCCGCATCGGACGCGGCTGAACCACGCCGTCTCGCGCGCCCGCGCCCCCCACTGCCAACCGCCCACCAAGGCCATGACCAAGACATCCCTGAGGACCATCATGCAGATCGGACACAAGACCCTGGGCCTGGCCCTCATTGCGCTGGGCGGCGCGGTGGCCGGCGCCTACACGCTGGGCCAGCGCCAGGCCGCACCGGCCGATGCCAGGACCAGCGCCCCGGCGGCACCGCACGCGGGGGTGCCCACACGCGGTTCCATGGCCCAGGTGGCGCAGGCCCAACCCCCGTCGGCCGGCCCCCTTCGCGAGGGCGTGCAGGCCCCGGCCGGCCACCCGCCGGTGGGCGGCGGCCAGGCCGGCGTCAGCGCCCCGGGCGGCCCGGGCACGCCCGGCCACGAGGCCGCCGCACAGGCGCCCGAACGCCAGGGCAAGGTGCAGGTGGACCCGAACGCCAAGTTCGTGCACTTCCGCGTGGGCAACCGCAACGTGAAGGACATCTACAGCGAAGGCACGGTCACCTGGGTGGGCACCTCCGGCGGCGTGATCCGCTACGACACCCAGACCGACAAGTACGACCTGTTCGACAACCGCTCGGGCCTGCTGTCCAACGGCATCTTCCACGTCAGCCGGCTGGACGGCAAGATCGCGGTGGGCACCTACGGCGGCGGGCTGTCGCTGCTGGACGAGAAGACCGGCAAGTGGGACACCATCAACATCCCCGATGGCCTGGGCGACGCCTTCGTCTACGACCTGCTGAAGGCCAAGAACGGCGACGTGTGGATCGCCACCTGGTCGGGCGTGAACCGCATCAAGGGCGGCAAGCTGAAGGACCGCAGCGCCTGGGAACTGCACACCGTGGAAAGCACCAAGGGCGGCCTGCCCAACGACTGGGTCTATGGCCTGGCCGAAGGCAAGGACGGCATCGTGTGGCTGGCCACCGAAGGCGGCCTGGCGCGCTTTGACAACGGCAAGTGGGACAACTGGAACCATGCCAAGGGCCTGGGCGCACCGTATGAGAAGGTGAAGAACGACATCGCCTTCAAGAACGACCCGGCCAAGGTGTCCAGCCACCACGCGAGGCAGAAGCAGGAAATGGGGCTGCAGGGCATCGATTCGGCCTACAACCCGAACTACATCGTCTCGCTGGCGGTGGAAAAGGACGGCACGGTGTGGGCCGGCACCTGGGGCGGTGGCCTGTCGCGCTTTGGTGGCAAGACCTGGAACCACTACACCGTGGCCGACGGCCTGCCCGGCAACCACGTCTTCATGCTGCACCTGGACCCCAAGGGCACGCTGTGGATCGGCACCAACAACGGCCTGGCCAAGCGCGAGGCCGAGAACAAGTACAAGGTCTTCAACACCAACGACGGGCTGTTCTCCAACACCGTGTTCAGCATGACCACCGGCGCCGACGGCAGCCTGTGGGTGGGCAGCTTCGGCGGGGTGTCGCACCTGACCGCCGTCAGGTAGTTTCCCGCGGCCTGCGCCGAACCGCCCCAGGCGGCCCGGGGCGCCACCCGCTAGACCAGGGTCTGCAGTTCGGCACGGGTGCGCGCGAAGCGCAGTTCGAGCTGGTCCACCATGGCCGGCAGGCCGGTCAGGTCGCCCGCGCTCACCTGCTGCTCGATACGCCGACAGACATCGGCCATGCCGGCCGCGCCGATGCTGGCGGACACGCCGCCCAGCTTGTGCGCACGCGCCGACAACTGCACCGCTTCGCGCTGGTCGGCCAGGCGCTTGATGTCGCTGATGATGGCCGGCGCCTCATCCAGGTAGTCACGCATCACACCGCGCAGCAATGACGGCGCACCGGGCTCGTCCAGCGCCCCCAGTTCGGTGACGATGCGGTGGTCGATCAGCGGTGCGGCTTCGTTCTCGTGGGTTTCAGGCATCGGGCCGGCGGTGCCGCTCATGCGTTCGATGATGCTCTGCACGTCCACCGGCAGGATGGGCTTGGCGATGTAGTCGTCCATGCCGGCGGCGAGACAGCGTTCGCGGTCGCCAGCCAGGGCGTTGGCGGTCATGGCCACGATGCGCGGACGCACCAGGGCGCTTTGCTCGGCCACGATCTGGCGCGTGGCCTCCAGGCCGTCCATCTCGGGCATCTGCAGGTCCATGAACACCAGGTCGTAGGGCTGGTGGCGCATCAGTTCCAGCGCCTCGCGGCCATTGCCGGCCACGTCGCTGGGGTAACCCAGCTTGGCCAGGATGCCCACCGCCAGCTTCTGGTTGATGGCGCTGTCCTCCACCACCAGGATGCGCAGCGGCAGGCGCCGCGCCAGCGTGGGGTCCAGGCGCCGCGGGCCTTCGGCCGGGCCGCTGGACTGGCGCTGCAGATGCAGCACCTGGCCCAGCGTGGCGAAGAGCTGCGAATGCTTCACCGGCTTGGCCAGGCAGGCGGCGAACAGGTCATCGCGCTCCACGCCGCTGCGCCGCTGCGCGCTGGAGCTCAACAACACCAGTGCCGGCTGCAGCCCCGGACACAGCCAGCGGATCTGGTGCGCCAATTGCACGCCGTCCATGCCCGGCATGTGCAGGTCCAGCACCGCCACGTCGAAGCCGCGGTCGCCGTCCAGCACCGCCAGGGCGTTCGGGCCGTCGATGGCGGTGGTGACCTGCATGCCCCAACGCCGGCACTGGGTGTGCAGGATGTGCAGGTTGGTGGGGTTGTCGTCCACCAGCAGCACACGCTTGCCCGCCAATTCAGGCACCACGTCATTCACATAGCGCGAGCCGCCGGCCGGCGGCTCGGCCCGGTCGGCGCTGATGGTGAAGACGAAGGTGGAGCCGTTGCCCTCTTCGCTTTCAACCCAGATTTCACCGCCCATCAGCTGGGTCAGGCGCTGGCAGATGGCCAGGCCCAGGCCGGTGCCGCCGTACTTGCGGGTGGTGGACGAATCGGCCTGCGAAAAAGCCTTGAACAGGTGGCCGCGCTTGGACTCGGGAATGCCGATGCCGGTGTCGCGCACCGCAAAGCGCAGCCGCACCTTGCCGCCTTCGGCCGACAGCAGGCTGGCGGTGAGGCACACCTCGCCGTGCTCGGTGAACTTCACCGCGTTGGACAGCAGGTTCACCAGCACCTGGCGCAGGCGGGTGGCGTCGCCGGCAATCCAGCGCGGCACCTCGTCGGTCATCACGTACAGCAGGTCCACGCCCTTGTCGGCGGCGCGCGGCGCCAGCATGTCCACCGCTTCTTCGATGCACACGCCCAGCTCGAAAGGCCGCCGCTCCAGCTCCAGCATGCCCGACTCCACCTTGGAGAAGTCCAGCACGTCGTTGATGACGCCCAGCAGCGCGTCGCCACCGATGCGGATGGTTTCCACGTAGCCGCGCTGTTCCGGCGACAGCGGGGTTTCCTCCAGCAGCGCGGTCATGCCGATGACGGCGTTCATTGGCGTGCGGATCTCGTGGCTCATGTTGGCCAGGAAACCTGCCTTGGCTTCGGCCGCGGCCAGCGCCTGTTCGCGCGCGGCCACCAGTTCGCCTTCAATGCGGTTGCGCTCGGTGATTTCCTGCTGCAGGCCTTCGGTGCGTTCGCGCACCCGCGACTCCAGCAGGTCGCGCTCCTGCTGCAGCGCGGCCTCGGTCTGGCGGCGTTGGGTGACGTCGCGCACGATGCCGCAGAAGTAGCGCGCCTCGCCGATGCGCATTTCGCTGACGCCCAGTTCCATCGGGAAGGTGCTGCCGTTCTTGCGCAGGCCGGTCACCTCGCGGCCGATGCCGATGATGCGGGGCTGGCCGTTGGACAGGTAGTTGTGCAGATACCCGTCATGGCGTTCCCGGTCGCCACTGGGCATCAAGGCGCTGATGTTGCGGCCCACGATCTCGGACGCGGCATAACCGAAGGTGTGTTCGGCCGCCGGGTTGAAGGTCTGGATGATGCCTTTGGTGTCGATGGTGATGATGGCGTCCAGCGCGTGGTCCACCACCGCGCGCATGCGCGTCTGGCTGGACTCGCTGCGCGCCAGGGCCTGGCGCAGTTCGCCGGTGCGCTCGGCCACCAGTTCCACCGCGTGGGCGCGCTGTCGGGCCACCACGCCCATCAGGCCGGACAGCAACAGCGTGATCAACAGCCCCGCGCTGGCCACCACGCGCGGCTGCTGGTCGGGCTCGGCCTGGGCCAGGTAGCCCGGCAAGGCCACGAATTCCAGCGTCCAGGTGCGCTCGGCGAAGGTCAATGCGGCGCTGCGGCGCAGCGTGGGCTGGAAGCCCAGCGACAGGTGCCGCTTCATCTCCGGGCAGGTGAACAGCGGCAGGGCACCGTCGTGCACGCGCATGCCGATCAGTTTGGCATCAGGCCCCAGCGAGCTGCCCGCGGTGTTCATCGGGTTGAAGGCTTCCACCAGGTAGCCGGTGACGGCCGCCAGTCGCTGCTCGGGCAGGTCCGGCACGCCGCTGGGGCTGTACACCGGCACCACCAGCAGCCAGATCTGGTCTTCCTCGGCCAGGCTCTTGGACACCGCCAGGGGCCCGGCCATCACCGGCAAGGCGTCACGCCCGGCCCTTTCCATCGCGACGCGCACGCCGGGGTCATCCGCCAGGTCCATGCCCGCGCCCAGGTTGGGCG encodes the following:
- a CDS encoding putative transcriptional regulator (PFAM: Two component regulator propeller) translates to MSAAFLTRRELLALPLLGALPARAQNDAAKPWKVVDTFEVGKTAYVRAITPEPARGAMWVGTSVGVHEVDLATLKPRNTFTRKEGLANEYVFAVGIDHQGHKWFGTNAGGASRFKDGQWKTFFPMHGLADYWIYSFASQKDGTLWIGTWAGANKVDPKTGKFTTYVKELVNEWVYGLAVDAKDRVWFGTEGGVSMLDGKTWRSWTHKDGLGAPNSEDLPFSANTGLGTRTRHDLTTGTEGKATYNPNYTFAMLVAPDQSVWAGTWGGGVSRFDGKRWTNLTTKDGLAGNIVYAIARGSDGNFWFGTNRGVSRYDGKTWQTFGRAQGLLEDNVYAIAVAPSGEVWAGTRRGVTRIGRG
- a CDS encoding Sel1 repeat protein (PFAM: Sel1 repeat), translating into MMNPKPPAFSARRLARALAVAGSMVAGLALASPAEDAAQGEASLRNGDLITAMQLFRKAADAGHGPAQARMGDMMEASELNAEAVQWYQKAADQGEPAGDHGLGRMHVEGKGVPKDPAKALEHFQRAAQKNFPPALEALAAAYRTGSLGLAKNPQEAARLQALAKSLRDPARKVVP
- a CDS encoding aerobic-type carbon monoxide dehydrogenase, large subunit CoxL/CutL-like protein (PFAM: Molybdopterin-binding domain of aldehyde dehydrogenase; Aldehyde oxidase and xanthine dehydrogenase, a/b hammerhead domain), with protein sequence MSTTTSPDPLRFGSGQAVQRVEDPALVAGRGLFTDDEVLPGQAYAAFARANHAHARIVSIDVDTVRQMPGVLAVFTGADLVAAGVQPIAGAPLPGPGGRPGATPPRRALAHERVRYVGEPVALVVADSRDAAHAAAEALWVDVEELPVVVDPLAAILPGAPVLCPEAPDNIAHEMFHGDAGATAAAFKEAAVTVSLAIHNQRLAPSPMEPRAVNARLRDDGRLEVRLSSQMPTGVRDGLVACIPGLAPEKVRVVVGDVGGGFGMKTGIYPEDVAVAFAALQCKRPVKWRADRIEEFLSAVHGRDVVGRAEMAFDAGGHVLALRVRSWANVGAYCTAAGAFIQLAIGPWVSTSIYDIRTIDLRFSAVLTNTAPTGPYRGAGRPEAIYLTERLMDAGARRLQMDPAELRRRNMIAPGQMPYTNAMAQTYDSGAFEQVLDQGLELADWDGYAQRREASKARGKLRGRGLATFLEWTSGMAFEENVSVDVKADGVIEISSAVQGMGQGIATSLTQLAVDTFGLPAERIRVLLGDTDRANGFGSAGSRSLFTGGSAVQVASQKTVELGKDLAASALEAAATDIEYQAGRYTVAGTDLGIGLFDLAAKQDGARIHVNSTTTAGGPTWPNGCHVCEVEIDPDTGEVQIVAYASVNDIGRIVSPAIVRGQIEGGAVQGIGQALMERVAYDPDSGQALAASFMDYAMPRADGFVGFKTGFDTRVPCTTNPLGVKGVGELGTIGATPAVVNAIVDALAAAGLGAAAEAIQMPVTAERVWQALKHRCFDAPVLPAA
- a CDS encoding PAS domain S-box (PFAM: Histidine kinase-, DNA gyrase B-, and HSP90-like ATPase; Response regulator receiver domain; CHASE domain; His Kinase A (phosphoacceptor) domain; Hpt domain; PAS fold~TIGRFAM: PAS domain S-box), which codes for MSSVLDNDLSPTAADATAEAPPRGRANVPAKLQGMGLALMVLVCGLLTTFVLWQASSQRATRAAEARFEYRVERIRTTLTHRLEEYQATLLSVAGLIGARPGLERVHWKRFFEKSPLSNEYPGRMLVGLVPRLAWADRESHEQQALADGMAGYRIQSQGGAARGVVYPLAFVNRVAPSPNLGAGMDLADDPGVRVAMERAGRDALPVMAGPLAVSKSLAEEDQIWLLVVPVYSPSGVPDLPEQRLAAVTGYLVEAFNPMNTAGSSLGPDAKLIGMRVHDGALPLFTCPEMKRHLSLGFQPTLRRSAALTFAERTWTLEFVALPGYLAQAEPDQQPRVVASAGLLITLLLSGLMGVVARQRAHAVELVAERTGELRQALARSESSQTRMRAVVDHALDAIITIDTKGIIQTFNPAAEHTFGYAASEIVGRNISALMPSGDRERHDGYLHNYLSNGQPRIIGIGREVTGLRKNGSTFPMELGVSEMRIGEARYFCGIVRDVTQRRQTEAALQQERDLLESRVRERTEGLQQEITERNRIEGELVAAREQALAAAEAKAGFLANMSHEIRTPMNAVIGMTALLEETPLSPEQRGYVETIRIGGDALLGVINDVLDFSKVESGMLELERRPFELGVCIEEAVDMLAPRAADKGVDLLYVMTDEVPRWIAGDATRLRQVLVNLLSNAVKFTEHGEVCLTASLLSAEGGKVRLRFAVRDTGIGIPESKRGHLFKAFSQADSSTTRKYGGTGLGLAICQRLTQLMGGEIWVESEEGNGSTFVFTISADRAEPPAGGSRYVNDVVPELAGKRVLLVDDNPTNLHILHTQCRRWGMQVTTAIDGPNALAVLDGDRGFDVAVLDLHMPGMDGVQLAHQIRWLCPGLQPALVLLSSSAQRRSGVERDDLFAACLAKPVKHSQLFATLGQVLHLQRQSSGPAEGPRRLDPTLARRLPLRILVVEDSAINQKLAVGILAKLGYPSDVAGNGREALELMRHQPYDLVFMDLQMPEMDGLEATRQIVAEQSALVRPRIVAMTANALAGDRERCLAAGMDDYIAKPILPVDVQSIIERMSGTAGPMPETHENEAAPLIDHRIVTELGALDEPGAPSLLRGVMRDYLDEAPAIISDIKRLADQREAVQLSARAHKLGGVSASIGAAGMADVCRRIEQQVSAGDLTGLPAMVDQLELRFARTRAELQTLV
- a CDS encoding aerobic-type carbon monoxide dehydrogenase, small subunit CoxS/CutS-like protein (PFAM: 2Fe-2S iron-sulfur cluster binding domain; [2Fe-2S] binding domain); the encoded protein is MTHALTLTVNGQPVVLDVPANLLLVDLLRERLQLTGTHVGCDTSQCGACTVLVDGQSVKSCTFLAVQAQGRSVTTVEGLARDGQPHPIQQAFMACHGLQCGFCTPGMMMTTACLLSRDPKPSAQAIGLALEGNICRCTGYANIVAAVQQAADVLAKEGAQ
- a CDS encoding outer membrane protein/peptidoglycan-associated (lipo)protein (PFAM: OmpA family), whose amino-acid sequence is MTRSRAQLRTARTWRDYDRANFWVSVALFGVFALWMLWSQTHPEEDAPPALADGPVQMRKAPATAAVAGLDLRVVGLKLVLTGSVPDDEARRALRAAGEAAFGAGQVDDRLNLDPQADPMAWRDHLPDMLRTLRTTGGDAAMRIDGKQVTLTGEVPVDSVRSARELVVQNWFGRSTKVDNQLRVAAAASAPVASASASVPSLSDIVVGAGPAAAPAAMPAAAPASLPGAAAAAPNPACAPLAAGVAVRFHPNAPALTDEGRRTLRELMPCLTEGRWTVGVHTDSNGDPASNQALTQGRAEAVVAYLVGRKLPAERLSPQGFGSSRPVSGNDTPEDRLKNRRVTFERQP
- a CDS encoding putative transcriptional regulator (PFAM: Two component regulator propeller) — its product is MQIGHKTLGLALIALGGAVAGAYTLGQRQAAPADARTSAPAAPHAGVPTRGSMAQVAQAQPPSAGPLREGVQAPAGHPPVGGGQAGVSAPGGPGTPGHEAAAQAPERQGKVQVDPNAKFVHFRVGNRNVKDIYSEGTVTWVGTSGGVIRYDTQTDKYDLFDNRSGLLSNGIFHVSRLDGKIAVGTYGGGLSLLDEKTGKWDTINIPDGLGDAFVYDLLKAKNGDVWIATWSGVNRIKGGKLKDRSAWELHTVESTKGGLPNDWVYGLAEGKDGIVWLATEGGLARFDNGKWDNWNHAKGLGAPYEKVKNDIAFKNDPAKVSSHHARQKQEMGLQGIDSAYNPNYIVSLAVEKDGTVWAGTWGGGLSRFGGKTWNHYTVADGLPGNHVFMLHLDPKGTLWIGTNNGLAKREAENKYKVFNTNDGLFSNTVFSMTTGADGSLWVGSFGGVSHLTAVR